From the Methanobrevibacter sp. genome, the window AGAAATCCCAAATCAAACATTATTTCAATTACCATTGCATGAAGAGGAATGTAAGGTTTTCTTCCGATGTTGGCTATGTTAATGCATGCCCTTCCACCTGTGACCAGTTTATCATAAGTCTGTGAAAACACTTTACTCAGCAATTCCAGATACTCATCAAGAGACAAATCCTCATCATATTCCTTTCCGACATTATATGGCGGAGAAGTAATCATCAGATGAACACTGTTGTTGGGTATTTCATCCATGACTTCACTGGATTTGCAGTACAGTTTGTCCAAATCTTTTTCATCGATTTTTGTCTGCTTATATTCAATGTTTTTAGGAATCTGAAAATCCTTGAACAGTTTTGAGTTGTAGAATTTTTTTGAGCTATGGGATTCCCTTACGATTGAGCCGAATGATGTTGTCTGTGTTTTTCTTTGCAAGATTATGACCTCTTCAAGAGATTTATGAATTTCAATCCTTTTTCCTCGTAAGTTTTTTCCCTGTTTGCCATTTCGATTATTTGACCAAGTTTTTGCGGATTTTGCATTCCTGAGAAAAAGTTCAATTCCTGATTAAATATTTTATCCAAACTCATATTTAACTCATCGATATTGTTGAATCGTATGAATCCTTTTTTGGCACTTCTTTTTCGGGTGTTTCCATGGTTCAGTGGAAATGGATTCAGTGACCAGAATCCCTGGATTATGCCGGATGTTTTAAGGTAGTCTGCCTTTTTACAGAATCCGTTTGACAGTGGCGCATTTCCAAGCACAATCAATGGTATTTTTGATGCCTTGAAGCTTGACACCCTTATATCAATGCATTTTCCGATAGCTTTTAAAATGGAATCCGAACGTGTGAAGCTTGGTCTTCCCTGATGGGTTCGATAATCACCAATTTCTCTAATCTGTGAAGTTTCAACATCATATTCCCAGTTCCACACCAGTGACATTTTCACTTCAAATATCAATTTGACCTCGTCCGGCATCAGCACTTTCTTGTTTTGTGTTGCAATCACAATGTCTGCGGGGGATTTTTGAGTTATGCCGATTGCCGGGATTTGTGCCTGCTGAACCACGTGCATGCCCTCATCATTTAGAATATAATCCAGTAGGTCTTTCACCCATTTTTCGGTGTAGTTTCCTATTAATGAGTTTCTGGCCTGCAAGGTTGATTTTGCACCGTTGTATCCTTTCGGCCAGTATGCAACATATCTCCCCTCATCTGTTTTGTAGAACAACTGCTCGTGCGAAGCGAAATCCCGTGATTTATTAAAAAATATTTTTTCAACATTTTTATTCCATAATCTCATAACATATACTATTATTTTTTAAACATATAAATATATTTTATAATTTTAATATCAATTTTGTTCAATAAAAGCAATATTGCTTTCAGCGTGTAAAAATGTATATACTATCAAAACTAAAAATAGATTTGATTTCATGTCATTCAATAAAAACCAAATAGAAAAACTAGAAAAAAGCGGATACAGATTTGTTGGAACACACGGCCATGCGGCAGTTAAAACCTGTCACTGGACCCGTCAAAGTATTTCAGATAAAGGAGTTTGTTATAAAGAGAAATTCTATGGAATAAAATCCCACAGATGCCTTCAAATGTCACCGGCGGTTCCAAATTGCCAGCAGGAATGTGAATTCTGCTGGAGAGATTTAACCTACACCCAAACAAGCTGGGAAGATGAAGAGTATGATGATCCAAAAACCATCATTGACGAAGCAATAAAAGCACAGAACAATCTGTTATGCGGTTTTTACGGAAATGACAAGGCAAACAAAAAGAAACTTGAAGAGATGAAAGATCCGAACAACGCTGCAATATCCCTTGCAGGCGAACCGACACTATATCCCAAAATCGATGAGCTGATCGGTGAGTTCAACAGAAGGGATTTTACAACATTTGTGGTAAGCAACGGCCAATGTGTTGACAGATTAAGAAATCTGGAAAACGATCCGTACCAACTATACCTTTCCTTGGATGCACCTTCCGAGAAAATATTTAATGAAGTGTGCAGACCTAGAATAAACGATGCTTGGAGCAATCTAAACGAATCACTTGAAACATTATCAAGTTTCAACTCACGTACATGCATACGAAATACCTGCGTTAAGGGCAAAAATATGGAAAACCCAGAAGGCTATGCAAAACTGATAAAAAAAGCAGACCCTGATTACGTAGAAGTGAAAGCATATATGTGTGTCGGCTCATCACGTGAAAGACTGACCCTGGACAACATGCCGACATTTGATGAGGTTAAAAGTTTTGCTAAAAAAATAGGTAATGAATGCGGAAAAGAAATAGTTAATGAATCTGAAATCAGCCGTGTTGTCCTACTCGAATGACCGATTTCAAATGCCAATCAACTAATTGAGATTTTGTTGAAAATTAAACTTATTTTCCTTCAGCTTTTAATTCTTCACAAAGTTCAACAGCTTTACGAGCAGCCTTTTCCATTGAAGTTTCATATGGAATGCCAGCTTCTTCCAAAATCCTTTGACCTTCTTCCTCATTGGTACCGGTCAATCTGATAACAATATGCACTTTGCGTCCAGCCTGTTCCAAAGCCTTGATTACGCCACGTGCAACATCATCAGCTTTAGTGATTCCACCTAAAACGTTTAAAAATACTACTTTAACCGGATCATAATTTAAAACAATGTTTAAGGCCTGATTGATGATATGTTCTGAAGCGCCACCACCAATATCAAGGAATGTTGCCGGTTCTCCACCGTTGAGCTTAATCATATCCATTGCAGTCAATGTTAAACCTGCACCGTTACCGATAACAGCAATATCACCATCCAATTGAACAAAGTCCACTGCTTTTTTCTTGTAGTGCATTCTTTCAACTAAATCCTGATGTCTGTATAATGAATCGTTTTCAACAACCAGTTTAGCATCAGCAGCGATTAATCCGTTAGGAGTCAATACCAACGGATTGATTTCAGCAGTATCCGCATCATATTTGGTGAATACCTGATACAATTTCCAAATCATGTCTCCCATCGGTGAAATCAATTCAGATGGAACTTCCATTTTACGTGCGATTTCACGTGCCTCATATGGCAGGAATTCAAGCAACGGATTTGGATAATACTTGATAATTTTTTCAGGGTTTGTTTTAGCCAAGTTTTCGATTTCGACTCCACCATCTTTACTTGCTAAAATGACAGGCCTTCTAGCGCCCCTGTCAACAGATACTGTTACAAAGAATTCGTTGATGATTTCAGCTTTTTCTTCGATTAAAAGGTGTTTTACCTTTTCCCCTTTGATTTCCATACCTAAAATTTCATCGGCAACTTTTAGTGCTTCACCAGGGTTGTCAGCAAATTTAACACCACCGGCTTTACCTCTTCCCCCAGTCAATACTTGTGCCTTAATAACCACAGGAACATCCATTTCAGAAGATATTGTCATTGCTTCTTCAGCAGAGTAAGCAACATGCCCTTCCAAAATTGGAATTCCTTCACTGTTAAAAATTTGTTTTGCTACATTTTCAAAAAATCTCATTATAACACCTTATTCCACCAAAGCATATCCTGCTTCAAAAGCACTGATGTTTTTCTCTTCTGTTCCTTTAGGAACACTAGCTTCAATAGCTTTCATAGCTGCTTGTTTGGATATTACTTCAGTAATTTTTGTAATTGCTCCAACCATAACAATATTAGCTACAATCTTAAGACCGATTTCATCTGTAGCTGTTTTGGTTGCTGGAGCTTCGTAAACTTTAATATTATGTTCATCTATGAACTCACGAACATCCTCCACATCAGTTGTTCCAGGATCAACTATTAAAGTACCTTCATCCTTTAAATCCACAATATATTTGATTAATGCTTCATTTGACATTGCAACCAAAATATCAGGATTTTGGACTTTCGGATAATCCACTTCGCTATCACTTATAACAACTTCACATTTGGAAGCTCCACCACGAGCTTCAGGACCGTAAGATTGAGTTTGAACAGCTTCCTTATTATCAAAGAGACTTGCAGATTTCCCTAAGATAATTCCTGCAAGAATTACTCCCTGACCACCGAATCCACAAATTCTTATTTCAGTTCTCATATTATCCACCTATAATTCTGATTCGTATGCAGAATTGATAAGAGTCCTCTTACCAGATTTTTCCACACTGATCTTATCAATGTTTGCAGTGAACTCGTCTTTTGTATAATTTGCAAATTCACCAACAACAATTTTACCTTCCAATTCTTTTGCTTTCATCCTATCTGCAGCAGATTTGAATACTGTGTTTGCTTTCATAACAGCAGCCATTGCAGTAGGTGTTTTGAGTTTGTTTTTACGACCATAGTAAGTTGGACATTGGGTTGCAACTTCAATAAATGAAAAACCAGGATTTTCCAATCCGTCCTTAATGGAAAGTACGAGGTTTTCAATTTGTACAGTGGTCCATCTTGCAGAGTATGTTGCACCAGCAGCTGCAACAAGTTCTGCGAGTTTGAATGGAGTGTCTTGATTACCATATGGTGCAGTTGTTCCGAAACTGCCTTTAGGAGAAGTTGGACTGATTTGACCACCAGTCATACCATAAATATTATTATTGATACAGATAACAGTTAAGTTGATGTTTCTTCTGGCAGCATGAATCAAATGATTACCACCAATAGATGCAGCGTCACCATCACCAGTAAATACTACAACATCCAAATCTTTATTTGCTGTTTTAAGACCTGTTGCAAAGCTTAATGCCCTTCCGTGTGTAGTGTGCAGGGAATCGCATTTTAGATATCCAGGAATTCTTGAAGAACAACCGATTCCAGATACCATTGCAATATTATCAAAATCCATTTCCGCCTTTTCCATTGCAGCTAAAAATGCATTGATTATTGCACCGTTACCGCAACCAGGACAAAAAATATGAGGCAATCTGTCTTCCCTTAAATATGGGAGAAATCTGTTTTCTTTATGTTCTGACATTTTAGTTACCTCCTATTCTTGAAACTTCATCTAATATTTCATCCGGAGTTGGTAGTAATCCTCCAATAACTCCCATTAAATGAACATTAGCATCTCTTTTAAGTACACGGTCAACTTCATAATACATTTGACCTAAATTCATTTCCACAACAATTATATCACTAGCATTTTTTGTAGCTTCTTTTAATTGTTCATCAGGGAATGGCCATGGAGTATCTATTTTAACATAACCCACTTTCTGATTGTTTTCTCTTGCAATTCTTACAGCTTCAACAGCAGACCTGACCGGCGCCCCATAAGAAACAATAATAACATCTGCATCTTCACAGTTTTCAGCTTTTATTGAGCAGATTTTATCCCTATTATTCAATACTTTATTACAAATTCTTTGTATGAGTTTGTCATGAGTTTCAGGATTGTTAGTGTCAGGATAACCTCTCTCATCGTGTGTAAGACCGGTTACATGAATATTAAATCCGTCACCAAATGCAGGCATAG encodes:
- the twy1 gene encoding 4-demethylwyosine synthase TYW1; this translates as MSFNKNQIEKLEKSGYRFVGTHGHAAVKTCHWTRQSISDKGVCYKEKFYGIKSHRCLQMSPAVPNCQQECEFCWRDLTYTQTSWEDEEYDDPKTIIDEAIKAQNNLLCGFYGNDKANKKKLEEMKDPNNAAISLAGEPTLYPKIDELIGEFNRRDFTTFVVSNGQCVDRLRNLENDPYQLYLSLDAPSEKIFNEVCRPRINDAWSNLNESLETLSSFNSRTCIRNTCVKGKNMENPEGYAKLIKKADPDYVEVKAYMCVGSSRERLTLDNMPTFDEVKSFAKKIGNECGKEIVNESEISRVVLLE
- the sucC gene encoding ADP-forming succinate--CoA ligase subunit beta, with the translated sequence MRFFENVAKQIFNSEGIPILEGHVAYSAEEAMTISSEMDVPVVIKAQVLTGGRGKAGGVKFADNPGEALKVADEILGMEIKGEKVKHLLIEEKAEIINEFFVTVSVDRGARRPVILASKDGGVEIENLAKTNPEKIIKYYPNPLLEFLPYEAREIARKMEVPSELISPMGDMIWKLYQVFTKYDADTAEINPLVLTPNGLIAADAKLVVENDSLYRHQDLVERMHYKKKAVDFVQLDGDIAVIGNGAGLTLTAMDMIKLNGGEPATFLDIGGGASEHIINQALNIVLNYDPVKVVFLNVLGGITKADDVARGVIKALEQAGRKVHIVIRLTGTNEEEGQRILEEAGIPYETSMEKAARKAVELCEELKAEGK
- a CDS encoding 2-oxoacid:ferredoxin oxidoreductase subunit gamma translates to MRTEIRICGFGGQGVILAGIILGKSASLFDNKEAVQTQSYGPEARGGASKCEVVISDSEVDYPKVQNPDILVAMSNEALIKYIVDLKDEGTLIVDPGTTDVEDVREFIDEHNIKVYEAPATKTATDEIGLKIVANIVMVGAITKITEVISKQAAMKAIEASVPKGTEEKNISAFEAGYALVE
- a CDS encoding 2-oxoacid:ferredoxin oxidoreductase subunit beta — encoded protein: MSEHKENRFLPYLREDRLPHIFCPGCGNGAIINAFLAAMEKAEMDFDNIAMVSGIGCSSRIPGYLKCDSLHTTHGRALSFATGLKTANKDLDVVVFTGDGDAASIGGNHLIHAARRNINLTVICINNNIYGMTGGQISPTSPKGSFGTTAPYGNQDTPFKLAELVAAAGATYSARWTTVQIENLVLSIKDGLENPGFSFIEVATQCPTYYGRKNKLKTPTAMAAVMKANTVFKSAADRMKAKELEGKIVVGEFANYTKDEFTANIDKISVEKSGKRTLINSAYESEL